The Candidatus Binatia bacterium genome contains the following window.
CCAGCGCCGCCACCGGTGGGCGCTGGCCCGAAATCGTTGCCGCCGCTATCTCCGCCACTTCCGGGACCGTCCTGGTCGCCCCGGCCTCCGAGAAAACGGACGTCGCGGGCGCGGATCTCGGTTGTCCAGCGCTTCTGGCCTTCCTTGTCCTCCCAGCTGCGGGTATTGATCTCCCCCTCGACATAGACCTCGCGGCCCTTTGAGAGGTATTTCGAGCAGACTTCGGCCTGCGGGCCCCACACCACGATGCGGTGCCATTCCGTCCGGGTCTGTTTCTGGCCCTCTTTGTCTTTCCAGACTGAATCCGTCGCGACATTGAAATTCGTCACACCGGCTCCCGATTGGGTAAACCGAATTTCGGGATCGGCTCCGAGCCGTCCCACAATAATCGCCTTATTTACTGACATAGCTATACTCCTCCGACATTGGCGAAACCTGCGGTTTGGGGAATCCGAACCGCTGCTCCGCGTTACACCCTTGCGGGCTTTCAGGCAAAGCCAACCAATCTTCGTGCCAAGTCCTCTTTGACTTCGCTGCGCCAGAGGCCTAGGTTTCAAGGGGTCCGAAGCGGTTCGGACGATTCGCTTCCGTTGTTGGCTGTGGTGTCGGTGGGGAGCGTGAGTGGGAGTGTGGTTGTGGCTGGACCGGTGAGAATCATCCCGTTGGGGGGCTTGGGCGAAATCGGCCTGAATATGCTGCTCGTCGAGTGTGACGGAGCGGCGGTTGCCATCGACTGCGGGGTCCTGTTTCCGGAGAGGCCCGGTTTGGGCATCGATCTTCTCCTCCCGGACATCACCTACCTGACGGAGCGCCCCGGATTGCTCCGTGGGGTCATCCTGACGCACGGGCACGAAGACCATATCGGTGCCTTGCCGAGACTGCTGCAGGAACTCGATGTGCCGGTGTTTGGCCCTCGTTTGGCGATGGCTCTGGTCGGCGAGAAGTTGCGCCGCCAAGGCGTCACGGCGACGCTGGAAACGTTTACTCCCGGAGCCCATATCCAGATCGGTCCCTTCGAAATCGAACCGATTCATGTCACCCATTCGATTGCCGATGCCTGCGCCTTTGCGCTCAAGACGCCGCACGGCACGATCCTTCACTCGGGCGATTTCAAAATCGACGAGACCCCCGTGCATGGCCCCGGAGCCGATCTGAAAAGGCTCAGTGAATGGGGAGAGAAGGGTGTCCGCCTGCTGCTTTCGGATTCGACCAATGTGGACCAGCACGGTCATTGCGGGTCGGAGTCCGACGTCGGGCCGGCGCTGGAATCGGTGATGCGTAAAATCCCGGGTCGTGTGTTCGTGACGACCTTTGCCTCTCATCTGCACCGCGTGCAGCAGATCGTGAATGCCAGTGCGGCCTGCGACCGTCGAGTCGCCGTTGCGGGGCGAGGCTTCGAGGATTCCACTCGCCTGGCGCAGGACCTCGGCTACCTGAAAATGCCCGGCCCCGGATTGATTCGGGCAACCGAAGCAATGCAGTTGCCAGCGGGGAAGGTGACGGTTCTGGTTTCGGGCTCGCAAGGCG
Protein-coding sequences here:
- the ssb gene encoding single-stranded DNA-binding protein, coding for MAMSVNKAIIVGRLGADPEIRFTQSGAGVTNFNVATDSVWKDKEGQKQTRTEWHRIVVWGPQAEVCSKYLSKGREVYVEGEINTRSWEDKEGQKRWTTEIRARDVRFLGGRGDQDGPGSGGDSGGNDFGPAPTGGGAGGDSGGDVPF
- a CDS encoding ribonuclease J gives rise to the protein MSGSVVVAGPVRIIPLGGLGEIGLNMLLVECDGAAVAIDCGVLFPERPGLGIDLLLPDITYLTERPGLLRGVILTHGHEDHIGALPRLLQELDVPVFGPRLAMALVGEKLRRQGVTATLETFTPGAHIQIGPFEIEPIHVTHSIADACAFALKTPHGTILHSGDFKIDETPVHGPGADLKRLSEWGEKGVRLLLSDSTNVDQHGHCGSESDVGPALESVMRKIPGRVFVTTFASHLHRVQQIVNASAACDRRVAVAGRGFEDSTRLAQDLGYLKMPGPGLIRATEAMQLPAGKVTVLVSGSQGEPNSALTRISEGRFKNVTLAPGDGVILSSRVIPGNERGVHGLLNRIAKSGATLHRGDREGVHVSGHAHRDELQTLLRLVKPEYFVPVHGEYRHLASHRSLAAETGVARDKCILLEDGDVLELDATGARTGERVVAGRVLLDASREGEVGLEVLRDRSHLSNDGFVVAVIAIHAQTGEITSGPDLVTRGVLRGEDDYVLLDEAKANLVSGLRAIAPESRADLLEVESEVRRILKKFFSRARRRRPLIVPHVFEM